In Nocardia yunnanensis, one DNA window encodes the following:
- a CDS encoding glycosyltransferase, with the protein MRVLLSTIGSRGEVQPMLALGLELERLGARARLCAPPDFRELIAGFGLEFVPVGPRVSQAGRGTPPTPEQRRAMIAGTVTDQFEAVGAAVADCAVLVGCGALQIAAHSIADAHGIPYIYVAYAANTLPSQHLPPPPLGPGVDATADNATQWKQDADRWNALWAGPLNARRAADGLPPVADVRDHIFTERPWLAADPTLGPWPEPGGGDVWQPGAWMLREPAPLDATLEDFLAAGEPPVNFGFGSMHMATETGRAALDAARALGRRSILLRGWSGLTVPEDAPDCLTIGDVDHQALFPRVAAVVHHGGAGTTTAVARAGVPQVVVPQRFDQFYWADRVSALGIGFAHAPGEVTAASLKTALTRVLTPETAARARELAPAIRTDGATRAAERIIALAR; encoded by the coding sequence ATGCGGGTGCTGCTGTCGACGATCGGGTCGCGGGGCGAGGTGCAGCCCATGCTGGCGCTGGGGCTGGAACTGGAGCGGCTGGGAGCGCGGGCGCGGTTGTGCGCGCCACCCGATTTCAGGGAGCTGATCGCCGGATTCGGGCTGGAGTTCGTTCCGGTCGGACCGAGGGTGAGTCAGGCGGGGCGCGGCACGCCGCCCACACCGGAGCAGCGCCGTGCCATGATCGCGGGCACGGTGACCGACCAGTTCGAGGCGGTCGGCGCCGCCGTCGCGGACTGCGCTGTGCTGGTTGGTTGCGGGGCGCTGCAGATCGCCGCCCATTCGATCGCCGACGCGCACGGAATCCCCTACATCTATGTCGCTTACGCCGCGAACACCCTTCCCTCCCAGCACCTTCCACCGCCCCCGCTGGGCCCCGGCGTCGACGCCACCGCGGACAACGCCACCCAGTGGAAGCAGGATGCCGACCGCTGGAACGCGCTGTGGGCCGGCCCGCTCAATGCCCGCCGCGCCGCCGACGGCCTGCCCCCGGTCGCCGACGTCCGCGACCACATCTTCACCGAACGCCCCTGGCTCGCCGCCGACCCGACCCTCGGACCCTGGCCCGAACCCGGCGGCGGGGACGTCTGGCAGCCCGGAGCCTGGATGCTGCGCGAACCCGCACCCCTGGACGCCACGCTCGAGGATTTCCTCGCGGCCGGGGAACCGCCGGTCAACTTCGGATTCGGCAGCATGCACATGGCCACCGAAACCGGCCGTGCCGCACTCGACGCCGCCCGCGCGCTCGGCCGCCGGTCCATCCTGCTGCGAGGCTGGTCCGGCCTGACCGTGCCCGAGGACGCACCCGACTGCCTGACGATCGGCGATGTGGACCATCAGGCCCTGTTCCCGCGTGTCGCCGCCGTGGTCCATCACGGCGGCGCGGGCACGACCACGGCCGTGGCCCGCGCGGGCGTGCCCCAGGTGGTGGTCCCGCAGCGATTCGACCAGTTCTACTGGGCCGACCGGGTGAGCGCCCTCGGCATCGGATTCGCCCACGCCCCCGGCGAAGTCACCGCGGCCTCGCTGAAAACGGCGCTCACCCGCGTGCTCACGCCCGAGACCGCCGCCCGTGCGCGGGAGCTGGCCCCGGCCATCCGCACCGATGGCGCGACCCGCGCCGCCGAGCGGATCATCGCCCTCGCGCGCTGA
- a CDS encoding DUF5682 family protein → MSTVTAAASRSNTFAALRDQLADAAVAFAGLPGAAGDILAGMVDDVDRALSERLEIFPVCHHSPASGLAMVRRLREKQPRVVYLELCEDLRPLLDELRNCRLPIALQAFATEIEGFPAEWAPLSVVAPITESSAEYQAIAYALDTPGVELVLVDRSTDHVFQWAPTQEPAPAEGAGEDGEPGDDGLHGGAVGLEIGDLRPRFAELEEHLLHHGKVRHWSEWWDQYVEQPLVDADYDTYRQVMVMIGSLFRRLRRGSTVEDEDRERYMWTRMREHLAANEIDAAQALYVCGAAHAASPVAQFGVDSTAPFEISPRSATTWHYGLIPSSHSAIEAQFGLAGGAVSIAAATWAKGLRRGKLQSFQLEGQQGVKKRAAKSLAPAIPESAVTDQLSGFLSRPPALDPLDEAELLEWSVDIVRLARRNGYLASTADAIAVFETSILLAGLRNRTRPTPYDFQDAAVTCIEKDRVPGRRDVRRLCEILLGGDRIGQVGYAALPPLARDVLDRLRPLGLDLSKRTLQRALLDLKATPELRPCSDLLWLLRRLLPQDALRPIMGSRGLGETSIQESWDIGLGKYQRSLVELGYEGVSVEQVLEQRLRAAVSAPNATAATALAAVEDALVYLRSARLADELGTRAVELLAAERTVDDAPVVLRRIRVLLNYFRSTATGLPAWCERFVTAGYAHYCTLLPTAFAAEETGPAQVAAMLGFLFGMENLALSLGCDHTQLELAVLQSHPEAPAKVALLWSARFQLGLLSMAELRQRCDAMLANPLVLPTVPQYVSGFVHAIDPAPGLKPFVVEVLSKAFGSLPDAVLLPWLPKLITTLKDQTGELIPGLVREAGRTFPGALPAVDAFVPPWSAESTPTATPVAAAPSGPVTELLAAHPVACDALAALLGYAGGWQATRPAENRELTELLARYPATAAALAGTFAGTQGNR, encoded by the coding sequence GTGAGCACCGTGACCGCCGCTGCTTCGAGGTCGAATACCTTTGCGGCGCTGCGGGATCAGCTGGCGGACGCGGCGGTCGCATTCGCCGGCCTGCCCGGCGCGGCCGGTGACATCCTGGCGGGCATGGTCGACGATGTCGACCGGGCGCTGTCGGAGCGGCTGGAGATCTTCCCGGTCTGTCACCACTCCCCCGCCTCCGGGCTGGCGATGGTGCGGCGGCTGCGCGAGAAGCAGCCGCGGGTCGTCTACCTGGAGCTGTGCGAGGATCTGCGGCCGCTGCTGGACGAGCTGCGCAACTGCCGGTTGCCGATCGCCTTGCAGGCCTTCGCCACCGAGATCGAGGGTTTCCCGGCGGAGTGGGCGCCGCTGTCGGTGGTCGCGCCGATCACCGAATCCTCGGCCGAGTATCAGGCCATCGCCTATGCGCTCGACACCCCGGGCGTGGAGTTGGTGCTGGTGGATCGCTCCACCGATCACGTCTTCCAATGGGCACCCACGCAGGAACCGGCGCCCGCCGAGGGCGCGGGCGAGGACGGCGAGCCGGGCGACGACGGCCTGCACGGCGGCGCGGTCGGTCTCGAAATCGGTGATCTGCGACCGCGTTTCGCCGAACTGGAAGAGCATCTGCTGCATCACGGCAAGGTGCGGCACTGGTCGGAATGGTGGGACCAGTACGTCGAGCAGCCGCTGGTGGACGCCGACTACGACACCTACCGCCAGGTCATGGTGATGATCGGCAGCCTGTTCCGGCGGCTGCGGCGCGGGTCCACCGTCGAGGACGAGGATCGCGAGCGGTACATGTGGACCCGGATGCGGGAACATCTGGCCGCGAACGAGATCGATGCGGCGCAGGCGCTGTACGTGTGCGGGGCCGCGCACGCGGCGAGCCCGGTGGCGCAGTTCGGCGTGGATTCGACCGCGCCGTTCGAGATCTCGCCGCGCTCGGCCACCACCTGGCATTACGGGCTCATCCCCTCGAGCCACTCGGCGATCGAGGCGCAGTTCGGGCTGGCGGGCGGCGCGGTGTCGATCGCGGCGGCCACCTGGGCGAAAGGGTTGCGGCGCGGGAAGTTGCAGTCCTTTCAGCTGGAGGGGCAGCAGGGTGTGAAGAAACGGGCGGCGAAATCGCTTGCCCCCGCAATACCGGAATCGGCGGTGACGGACCAGCTTTCGGGCTTTCTGTCCCGGCCGCCGGCGCTGGACCCGCTCGACGAGGCCGAGCTGCTGGAGTGGTCGGTGGACATCGTGCGACTGGCCCGGCGCAACGGCTACCTGGCCAGCACCGCCGACGCCATCGCCGTCTTCGAGACCTCGATCCTGTTGGCGGGCTTGCGCAATCGCACTCGCCCGACCCCCTACGACTTCCAGGACGCGGCCGTCACCTGCATCGAGAAGGATCGGGTGCCGGGGCGGCGGGACGTGCGGCGGCTGTGCGAGATCCTGCTGGGCGGCGACCGCATCGGCCAGGTCGGCTACGCGGCGCTGCCCCCGCTGGCCCGCGATGTGCTCGATCGGCTGCGACCGCTGGGTCTGGATCTGTCCAAGCGGACCCTGCAACGCGCGCTGCTGGATCTGAAGGCGACTCCGGAGCTGCGGCCGTGCTCGGATCTGCTGTGGCTGCTGCGGCGGCTGCTGCCGCAGGACGCGCTGCGGCCCATCATGGGATCGCGGGGGTTGGGCGAGACCTCGATTCAGGAGAGCTGGGACATCGGGCTCGGCAAGTATCAGCGCTCGCTGGTGGAGCTGGGCTATGAGGGCGTGTCGGTCGAACAGGTGCTGGAGCAGCGGTTGCGTGCCGCGGTGTCGGCGCCGAACGCGACCGCCGCCACCGCCTTGGCCGCGGTCGAGGACGCGCTGGTGTATCTGCGTTCGGCCCGGCTCGCCGACGAATTGGGCACGCGCGCGGTGGAACTGCTCGCCGCCGAGCGGACGGTCGACGACGCACCGGTGGTGTTGCGTCGTATCCGAGTGCTGCTCAACTACTTCCGCTCCACCGCGACCGGATTGCCGGCCTGGTGCGAACGGTTCGTGACGGCCGGGTACGCGCACTACTGCACGCTGCTGCCCACCGCCTTCGCCGCGGAGGAGACCGGGCCCGCGCAGGTGGCGGCCATGCTGGGATTCCTGTTCGGCATGGAGAATCTGGCGCTGTCGCTGGGCTGCGATCACACGCAGCTGGAATTGGCGGTGCTGCAATCGCATCCGGAGGCCCCGGCCAAGGTGGCGCTGCTGTGGTCGGCGCGCTTCCAGCTGGGCCTGCTGAGCATGGCCGAACTGCGGCAACGCTGTGACGCGATGCTGGCCAATCCGCTGGTGCTGCCGACGGTTCCGCAGTACGTAAGCGGTTTCGTCCACGCCATCGATCCCGCTCCGGGGTTGAAACCCTTTGTGGTGGAGGTGTTGTCGAAGGCTTTCGGCAGCCTGCCGGACGCGGTGCTGCTACCGTGGCTGCCCAAGCTGATCACCACGCTGAAGGATCAGACCGGCGAGCTGATCCCCGGCCTGGTCCGGGAGGCGGGGCGCACGTTCCCGGGCGCGCTACCGGCCGTGGACGCCTTCGTGCCACCCTGGTCTGCCGAATCCACGCCGACCGCAACCCCGGTCGCGGCGGCGCCGAGCGGCCCGGTGACCGAATTGCTGGCCGCCCATCCCGTCGCCTGTGACGCGCTGGCGGCGCTGCTCGGCTACGCGGGCGGCTGGCAGGCGACCCGACCGGCCGAAAACCGCGAGCTCACCGAGCTGCTCGCGCGCTACCCGGCCACCGCGGCCGCTTTGGCCGGGACCTTCGCAGGTACGCAAGGAAATCGATAG
- a CDS encoding sigma factor-like helix-turn-helix DNA-binding protein: MGARRPPKRAGDQNAFGDLVAVHSRELQVHCNRILGSLQDAEDALQETWCPRGGPAARYETTEAISLAFITALQLLPPRQRAVLILRDVLGYHASEVARMLDATQESVQSALKRARATVDNNLADTNTLARQPDSVAEHRLVARLTDALERADLDALIDLLAADVRLSMPPVMLEYRGTEAARRVLAAVTFRPGLRYRVIPTRANTQPAVALYLADPHTPLHHAYSLLSITATADHITALTCFTPELLPHFGLPRTLPATDRP; this comes from the coding sequence TTGGGCGCGCGGAGACCGCCCAAGCGGGCAGGCGATCAGAACGCGTTCGGCGACCTGGTGGCCGTGCACTCCCGCGAGTTGCAAGTGCACTGCAATCGCATTCTGGGATCGCTGCAGGATGCCGAGGACGCACTCCAGGAGACCTGGTGTCCGCGTGGCGGCCCGGCCGCCCGCTACGAGACCACCGAGGCCATCTCTTTGGCCTTCATCACCGCCCTGCAACTGCTGCCCCCACGCCAACGCGCCGTCCTCATCCTCCGCGACGTGCTCGGCTATCACGCCTCCGAAGTCGCCCGAATGCTCGACGCCACACAGGAATCGGTGCAAAGCGCCCTCAAACGCGCTCGCGCCACCGTGGACAACAACCTCGCTGACACCAACACTCTTGCCCGCCAACCGGATTCGGTCGCCGAACACCGCCTCGTTGCCCGCCTCACCGACGCCCTGGAACGCGCCGACCTCGACGCCCTCATCGACCTGCTCGCCGCCGACGTCCGGCTCTCCATGCCCCCGGTCATGCTGGAATACCGCGGCACCGAGGCCGCCCGCCGCGTCCTCGCCGCAGTCACCTTCCGCCCCGGCCTCCGCTACCGCGTCATCCCCACCCGAGCCAACACCCAACCCGCCGTAGCCCTCTACCTAGCCGACCCCCACACCCCCCTGCACCACGCCTACAGCCTCCTGTCCATCACCGCCACCGCCGACCACATCACCGCCCTCACCTGCTTCACCCCTGAGCTCCTCCCGCACTTCGGCCTCCCCCGAACCCTCCCCGCAACAGACCGGCCCTGA
- a CDS encoding type 1 glutamine amidotransferase: MPTDTVLIIQHVEVETPGLILDVLHDHRIPTITRNLIADPEAELPAPAELAGLVIMGGPMNADQLDAYPGLRRERELLTGALRSELPTLGVCLGAQLLARAAGLEVKPGDLGYADELGWAPLRQVDRADPLVGSLADAPAVLHWHGDRIVATAALPALAATDSTPVQAFRAGPVAWGLQFHPEVDPPLLDRWLAEPDFAAEAHRVLGPDALDMLRTQARAVFPTLQPLFERSMNYFCSLIRARVSH, encoded by the coding sequence ATGCCCACCGATACCGTCCTGATCATCCAGCACGTCGAGGTCGAGACGCCCGGCCTGATTCTGGACGTTCTGCACGACCATCGGATCCCGACCATCACCCGCAACCTGATCGCCGACCCGGAGGCCGAACTGCCCGCGCCGGCCGAGCTGGCCGGACTGGTGATCATGGGCGGTCCGATGAACGCCGACCAACTCGACGCCTACCCGGGTTTGCGGCGCGAGCGCGAATTGCTCACGGGGGCACTGCGATCGGAACTGCCGACATTGGGTGTCTGCCTGGGTGCGCAGCTGTTGGCCCGCGCGGCCGGACTGGAGGTCAAGCCGGGCGACCTGGGCTACGCGGACGAACTCGGCTGGGCGCCGCTGCGGCAGGTCGACCGCGCCGACCCGCTGGTGGGGTCGCTCGCCGACGCACCCGCGGTCCTGCACTGGCACGGAGATCGCATTGTCGCCACCGCCGCCCTCCCGGCGCTGGCCGCCACGGATTCCACTCCCGTGCAAGCCTTTCGGGCCGGACCGGTCGCGTGGGGGCTGCAATTCCATCCCGAGGTCGACCCGCCGCTGCTGGATCGCTGGCTGGCCGAACCCGACTTCGCCGCCGAGGCGCACCGGGTCCTCGGACCGGACGCCCTGGACATGCTGCGCACCCAGGCCCGCGCCGTCTTCCCGACCCTGCAACCGCTCTTCGAGCGCAGCATGAACTACTTCTGTTCGCTGATCCGAGCGCGAGTCTCGCACTGA
- a CDS encoding DMT family transporter — translation MGNLPIAAVVCAFVGAVLFAVSAVAQQRAAADVAEGDALLARLIRNPRWVAGLIGDAGGFGFQVAALALGSVLVVQPILVTALVFALPLAAHYSGRRVTGAMWAQAAALSIALACFLVVGEPTEGVPHAPWHHWVLPLGLLVGVIVAAIAVATTVKVPTLQALLLGSAAGLLFGISAALTQNVTQQFGHSIRTAVTGWELYVLVACGMLGLYVQQRGYQVGPLSASLPAFTVAEPLGAAFLGMTVLEERLRSGPVGTAFVGLSVVVMCVAAVWLSRAQAAEAPEPQPVGE, via the coding sequence GTGGGAAACCTACCTATCGCGGCCGTGGTGTGTGCGTTCGTCGGTGCCGTGCTGTTCGCCGTGTCCGCGGTGGCGCAGCAGCGGGCCGCCGCGGATGTGGCCGAAGGGGATGCGCTGCTGGCCAGATTGATCCGGAATCCGCGCTGGGTGGCGGGGCTGATCGGCGACGCGGGCGGTTTCGGCTTCCAGGTGGCGGCGCTGGCGCTGGGATCGGTGCTGGTCGTGCAGCCGATTCTGGTGACGGCGCTGGTGTTCGCGCTGCCGCTGGCCGCGCATTACAGCGGGCGGCGAGTGACCGGGGCGATGTGGGCGCAGGCGGCGGCGCTGTCGATCGCGCTGGCCTGCTTCCTGGTGGTGGGCGAGCCCACCGAGGGCGTGCCGCATGCACCGTGGCATCACTGGGTGCTGCCGCTGGGCCTGCTCGTCGGCGTCATCGTGGCCGCGATCGCGGTGGCGACGACGGTGAAAGTGCCGACGCTGCAAGCGCTGCTGCTGGGCTCGGCGGCCGGGCTGCTGTTCGGCATCTCCGCCGCGCTGACCCAGAACGTCACCCAGCAGTTCGGGCACAGCATTCGCACCGCGGTCACCGGGTGGGAGCTGTATGTGCTCGTGGCCTGCGGCATGCTCGGCCTGTATGTGCAACAGCGTGGCTATCAGGTCGGTCCACTGTCGGCGTCGCTGCCCGCCTTCACCGTCGCCGAACCGCTGGGCGCGGCCTTCCTGGGCATGACCGTGCTCGAGGAGCGGCTGCGCAGCGGCCCGGTCGGCACCGCGTTCGTCGGGCTGTCGGTGGTGGTGATGTGCGTTGCGGCCGTATGGCTTTCCCGCGCACAGGCCGCGGAAGCGCCCGAGCCGCAACCGGTCGGCGAGTGA
- a CDS encoding dihydrofolate reductase family protein, whose product MGKIVISSNSTLDGVVQDPDGEEGFARGGWFHRFVGADDLQAWVARETEELRGVEALLFGRRSSGWFETRMLSRDDAETRVSPEWATGVKSLPKYIVSSTLDRSRWSNATILNGDAAKEISELKRTMDGEILVYGSYQLVCTLIDHGLADELRLVVFPVVLGTGLRLFDETSQRPLRLVDIRKIGRSLAFHTYEFQRS is encoded by the coding sequence ATGGGAAAGATCGTCATCAGCTCGAACAGCACGCTCGACGGCGTGGTTCAGGACCCCGACGGCGAGGAGGGCTTCGCGCGGGGCGGCTGGTTTCACCGGTTCGTGGGCGCCGACGACCTCCAAGCCTGGGTCGCCCGCGAGACCGAGGAACTGCGCGGTGTCGAGGCGCTGCTGTTCGGCAGGCGCAGCAGCGGATGGTTCGAGACCCGAATGCTTTCGCGCGACGACGCGGAAACGCGAGTGAGCCCCGAATGGGCGACCGGGGTGAAGAGCCTCCCCAAATACATCGTGTCCTCGACACTGGACCGCTCCCGGTGGAGCAACGCAACCATCCTCAATGGTGATGCGGCAAAGGAGATTTCGGAGCTGAAGCGGACAATGGACGGCGAGATCCTGGTCTACGGCAGCTACCAGCTCGTATGCACCTTGATCGACCACGGTCTCGCCGACGAACTGCGGCTGGTGGTGTTCCCCGTCGTCTTGGGGACGGGCCTACGCCTGTTCGACGAGACCAGCCAGCGGCCGCTACGTCTGGTCGACATTCGAAAGATCGGCCGCAGCCTGGCTTTCCACACCTACGAATTCCAGCGGAGTTAG
- a CDS encoding fused (3R)-hydroxyacyl-ACP dehydratase subunits HadA/HadB, with amino-acid sequence MESSTTDTAESVSHTDVFDAVAHAVSMVDRRFRLDGDYEVGREKVREYAAAVQDDHPAHWDESAAAALGYPSLPASPTFASMLAAPVQHAMSGMLTGYDLRASVQTDQVLEFHRPILAGDRLTSNVALRSFRQAFGGDMFVFENVITDQRGEAVMTGATSVIARSEQSDDHAEADRLIGEIVHRGMDTFRRRAPRRTELPTWHPSYAAHRSAHSRAAATVAVGDELPSRTVLLTIGDLVRYAGVAGDANPIHWHAGAARTVGLERGVVAHGMLTMAYAAGFVTSWLGDPGALKQLSVRMSNPVYVTDAGPTAVEYAGKIKSIDPDARTATVAITAMFEGRKVFGRATAVVQLS; translated from the coding sequence ATGGAGTCCAGCACCACCGATACGGCCGAGTCCGTTTCGCACACCGATGTTTTCGACGCGGTCGCGCACGCGGTGTCGATGGTGGACCGGAGGTTTCGGCTCGACGGCGACTACGAGGTCGGCCGGGAGAAGGTGCGCGAATACGCGGCGGCGGTGCAGGACGATCATCCGGCGCACTGGGACGAGTCGGCCGCGGCGGCGCTCGGCTATCCGAGCCTGCCCGCCTCGCCCACCTTCGCCTCCATGCTCGCCGCGCCCGTGCAGCACGCCATGAGCGGCATGCTCACCGGCTACGACCTGCGGGCCTCGGTGCAGACCGATCAGGTGCTGGAGTTCCATCGGCCGATCCTGGCCGGGGACCGGCTGACCAGCAATGTGGCGCTGCGGTCGTTCCGGCAGGCGTTCGGCGGCGATATGTTCGTGTTCGAGAACGTCATCACCGATCAGCGCGGCGAGGCGGTCATGACCGGGGCGACCAGCGTCATCGCCCGCTCCGAACAGTCCGACGACCATGCCGAGGCCGACCGTCTGATCGGCGAGATCGTGCATCGGGGCATGGACACCTTCCGCCGCCGCGCCCCGCGCCGCACTGAGCTGCCCACCTGGCATCCGAGCTACGCCGCCCATCGCAGCGCCCATTCCCGCGCCGCCGCGACCGTCGCGGTGGGTGACGAACTTCCTTCCCGCACAGTCCTTCTCACCATCGGCGATCTGGTCCGCTACGCGGGCGTGGCGGGCGACGCCAACCCCATCCACTGGCATGCGGGAGCCGCGCGCACGGTCGGCCTGGAACGCGGTGTGGTCGCCCACGGCATGCTCACCATGGCGTATGCCGCGGGCTTCGTCACCTCCTGGCTCGGCGACCCGGGCGCGCTCAAGCAACTCAGCGTCCGCATGAGCAACCCGGTCTACGTCACCGACGCCGGGCCGACGGCCGTCGAATACGCCGGCAAGATCAAGTCGATCGACCCGGACGCCCGCACCGCCACCGTCGCGATCACCGCGATGTTCGAGGGCCGCAAGGTCTTCGGCCGCGCCACCGCGGTCGTCCAGCTGTCCTGA
- a CDS encoding alpha/beta fold hydrolase translates to MDRHEQGVREYRELIGGEPHEKLAAVRAASPEMYETMIDSIFAGPLSRPELARADRELATVAMIAAMGGADDKLAGHVRAALHHGWHPSELRALAEHASAYAGFPRASHALEVIDEVVGVRPPAVRRVRASDHDTLVASLGETGPAVVLSGSFGIDWRMWEPVMARLAVGRRVFAYNLRGHGAAAGSPRPFTMTTMADDVVALMDNLGLDTAHVVGLSMGGGVAQTLAVRNPERVDSLALLGTTDYPFTEAFRVRARSAEVDGIAAQLEPTLTRWFTPAALAANTWGVRYARERILRFHPEDWVAAWNAFAEMDVQGKLADFGKPVLVLSGEKDASCTPEIMSGIADRIPGSKFQVLPGTPHQQTLEQPELVAEALDAFLPAER, encoded by the coding sequence ATGGATCGTCATGAACAGGGCGTTCGCGAATACCGGGAACTGATCGGCGGTGAACCGCACGAGAAACTGGCCGCGGTGCGCGCGGCCTCGCCCGAAATGTACGAAACAATGATCGATTCGATCTTCGCGGGCCCGCTGAGCCGACCCGAGCTGGCCCGGGCCGATCGCGAACTGGCGACGGTCGCGATGATCGCCGCCATGGGCGGCGCCGACGACAAGCTGGCCGGGCATGTGCGCGCCGCGCTGCATCACGGCTGGCATCCCTCGGAGCTGCGTGCGCTGGCCGAACACGCCTCCGCCTACGCGGGCTTCCCGCGGGCATCGCACGCCCTGGAAGTCATCGACGAGGTGGTGGGCGTCCGTCCGCCGGCCGTGCGGCGGGTGCGGGCCAGCGACCACGACACCCTCGTCGCCTCGCTCGGCGAGACCGGACCGGCGGTGGTGCTGTCCGGATCGTTCGGAATCGACTGGCGCATGTGGGAACCCGTCATGGCGCGGCTCGCGGTCGGACGCCGCGTATTCGCCTACAACCTGCGCGGCCACGGCGCGGCGGCCGGTTCACCGCGGCCGTTCACGATGACGACCATGGCCGACGACGTCGTGGCGCTCATGGACAATCTCGGACTCGACACCGCGCACGTGGTGGGCCTGTCGATGGGCGGCGGCGTCGCGCAGACACTCGCCGTGCGCAACCCCGAACGAGTCGATTCGCTGGCCTTGCTGGGCACCACCGATTACCCCTTCACCGAGGCCTTCCGAGTCCGTGCGCGCTCGGCGGAGGTCGACGGCATCGCGGCGCAGCTGGAACCCACGCTGACCCGCTGGTTCACCCCCGCGGCGCTCGCGGCGAACACCTGGGGTGTGCGCTACGCGCGGGAACGGATTCTGCGCTTCCACCCCGAGGACTGGGTCGCGGCCTGGAATGCGTTCGCGGAGATGGACGTTCAAGGCAAGCTCGCGGATTTCGGCAAGCCGGTCCTGGTTCTCTCGGGAGAGAAGGACGCCTCCTGCACCCCGGAGATCATGTCCGGAATCGCCGATCGAATCCCCGGCTCGAAGTTCCAGGTGCTGCCGGGCACCCCGCACCAGCAGACCCTGGAACAGCCCGAACTGGTCGCCGAGGCGCTCGACGCGTTCCTGCCCGCCGAGCGCTGA
- a CDS encoding dihydrofolate reductase family protein, producing the protein MQILARLCISADGYVTTPNGWPPQVLDPVHGPGSHGIAEFLQGVEAAVMGRTTFEPALTNDRWPWPGLRVFVLGSHRPEGTPEDVVVEPDPERLLERLRAENRGGDVHLIGGPSTVETFRALGVLDKLELVVLPFLVGSGMRLTDSLSTATGLEFESSRALAGGSVEIVYRVRPDDAPATRRPDFDARQPQRP; encoded by the coding sequence GCGGATGGTTATGTCACCACCCCGAATGGGTGGCCGCCGCAGGTGCTGGATCCCGTGCACGGGCCGGGGAGTCACGGGATCGCGGAGTTTCTCCAGGGTGTCGAGGCGGCGGTGATGGGGCGGACCACATTCGAGCCGGCGCTGACCAATGATCGGTGGCCTTGGCCGGGACTGCGGGTGTTCGTGCTGGGCTCGCATCGGCCCGAGGGCACGCCGGAGGATGTGGTCGTGGAGCCCGACCCGGAGCGGTTGCTGGAGCGGCTGCGCGCCGAGAACCGCGGTGGGGACGTGCATTTGATCGGCGGCCCGAGCACCGTCGAAACCTTTCGCGCGCTGGGCGTGCTGGACAAGCTGGAATTGGTGGTGCTGCCGTTCCTGGTCGGTTCGGGGATGCGATTGACCGATTCACTCAGTACGGCAACGGGTTTGGAGTTCGAGAGCTCACGGGCACTGGCAGGCGGATCGGTAGAGATCGTCTATCGCGTGCGACCCGACGATGCCCCCGCGACACGGCGGCCGGACTTCGATGCGCGACAACCACAGCGGCCGTGA